One stretch of Leadbetterella byssophila DSM 17132 DNA includes these proteins:
- a CDS encoding Gfo/Idh/MocA family protein has translation MKKDNSRRSFIKSSALAAGAFFIVPRHVLGKGYTAPSDKLNLAAIGAGGKGTSDIFNAYNNGANNVVALCDVDFGQAAKSVERFPNAKRYSDFRKMFEEMGKSIDGVTISAPDHIHGIAAMAAMQNGIHVYVQKPLSHNIYETRMLTEAARKYKVVSQMGNQGASNPGQQQMIEWFNKGLIGDVDTVYVWTNRPVWPQGIPVPSGNPALPETMSKENWDLFIGPADYVDYHPLYHPFKWRGWWNFGTGALGDMGCHLIDPPFRVLELGYPTEVECSVGQIFIKDWTPEYIPEGCPPSSHVQVTFPASKKNKKSIKMIWTDGGIRPFHPDLIPADDPIGEAGSANGVMMIGSKGIMTCGTYGLEPKVYKKNGEVLTMPKDYKTSNKNELLPEYGHHVSWTDAIKAGFGSKEHRALTSSFDYSGPLTETVLMGNLAIRSYQMAKKNEKGQLNFDGRKKLLWDGKNMKITNYDDANQFVARNYRDGWKLI, from the coding sequence ATGAAAAAAGACAATTCCAGACGGAGTTTTATTAAAAGCAGTGCCCTTGCGGCGGGGGCTTTCTTTATTGTACCTCGTCATGTTTTAGGAAAAGGTTACACAGCACCTAGTGATAAGCTTAACCTGGCGGCTATCGGAGCCGGTGGAAAAGGTACCAGTGATATTTTTAACGCTTATAATAATGGCGCTAATAATGTTGTGGCACTTTGTGATGTGGACTTTGGTCAGGCGGCTAAGTCTGTAGAAAGATTCCCAAATGCCAAACGTTATAGCGACTTCCGTAAGATGTTTGAGGAGATGGGTAAGAGTATTGATGGTGTGACTATATCAGCTCCGGACCACATTCATGGAATAGCTGCTATGGCCGCTATGCAGAACGGGATACACGTATACGTTCAAAAACCATTAAGCCATAATATTTATGAGACAAGAATGCTGACTGAGGCTGCTAGAAAGTATAAAGTAGTTTCTCAGATGGGTAACCAAGGGGCTTCAAACCCGGGTCAGCAACAAATGATAGAGTGGTTCAACAAAGGATTGATTGGCGATGTAGATACAGTTTATGTATGGACGAACCGTCCGGTTTGGCCACAAGGAATTCCTGTACCTAGCGGTAATCCTGCCTTACCTGAAACCATGAGTAAGGAGAACTGGGATCTATTTATAGGACCAGCTGACTATGTAGACTACCATCCTCTTTATCACCCATTCAAATGGAGAGGTTGGTGGAACTTTGGTACCGGAGCTTTAGGTGATATGGGTTGTCACTTGATTGACCCGCCTTTCCGTGTACTTGAACTAGGTTATCCTACAGAAGTAGAATGTAGCGTAGGTCAGATCTTTATTAAAGACTGGACTCCGGAATATATTCCAGAAGGCTGTCCTCCGTCTTCTCACGTTCAGGTAACCTTCCCTGCTTCGAAAAAGAATAAGAAGAGCATCAAGATGATTTGGACTGACGGAGGTATTCGTCCCTTCCATCCGGATTTGATTCCTGCTGATGATCCTATAGGTGAGGCCGGAAGTGCTAACGGTGTAATGATGATTGGTTCGAAAGGAATTATGACTTGTGGTACTTATGGTTTGGAACCAAAGGTTTACAAGAAAAATGGAGAAGTTTTGACCATGCCAAAAGATTATAAGACTTCTAATAAAAACGAATTGCTTCCAGAATATGGCCACCATGTATCTTGGACAGATGCTATCAAGGCCGGTTTCGGAAGTAAAGAGCATAGAGCATTGACTTCCTCTTTCGACTACTCAGGTCCTTTGACTGAAACAGTTTTAATGGGTAACCTTGCTATTCGTTCCTACCAAATGGCTAAGAAGAATGAGAAAGGTCAATTGAACTTTGATGGTCGCAAAAAGTTACTTTGGGACGGTAAGAACATGAAGATTACAAATTATGATGATGCTAACCAATTTGTAGCAAGAAACTACAGAGACGGTTGGAAGTTGATCTAG
- the fbp gene encoding class 1 fructose-bisphosphatase, translating to MTLKPVQTLGEFIIDRQDHFKYATGELSRILSAIRLATKIVNNHVNMAGLLDILGDHGEENVQGEKQQKLDVFANNIFINTLSQREVVCGVASEENEDFIAIKSSKNQDSSKYVVLIDPLDGSSNIDVNVSVGTIFSIYRRVTPSGTPVTLEDFLQPGHKQVAAGYVVYGTSTILVYTTGHGVNGFTLNPGVGVFFLSHPDMRFPEKGKIYSINEGNYSKFPTGVKKYLKYCQEVEGDRPYTSRYIGSLCSDFHRNLLKGGIYIYPSGTNSPNGKLRLLYECNPMAFIAEQAGGKASDGYRRILDIEPTSLHQRVPFFCGSKDMVEKVEEFMKE from the coding sequence ATGACTTTAAAACCCGTTCAAACGCTCGGGGAATTTATCATTGATCGTCAGGATCATTTTAAATATGCCACGGGCGAGCTCTCTCGAATTTTAAGTGCCATTCGCCTTGCCACAAAAATTGTCAACAACCACGTGAACATGGCCGGATTACTAGATATTCTAGGCGACCATGGGGAAGAAAACGTACAAGGCGAAAAGCAACAAAAATTAGACGTTTTCGCTAATAATATTTTCATCAATACCTTATCCCAAAGAGAGGTGGTTTGTGGAGTAGCTTCAGAAGAAAACGAGGACTTCATTGCTATCAAGAGCAGCAAGAATCAGGACTCCAGTAAGTATGTGGTATTGATAGACCCCTTAGACGGATCCTCCAATATTGATGTAAACGTCTCAGTAGGCACTATCTTCTCCATTTACCGTCGGGTCACACCTAGCGGAACCCCGGTAACCTTAGAAGACTTCCTGCAGCCTGGACACAAACAGGTGGCGGCCGGATATGTAGTCTACGGAACCTCTACCATCCTTGTCTACACTACCGGACATGGAGTAAATGGATTCACCTTGAATCCCGGAGTAGGCGTATTCTTCCTATCTCATCCTGATATGAGGTTCCCGGAAAAAGGGAAAATTTACTCCATAAATGAAGGCAACTACTCCAAATTCCCTACTGGAGTAAAAAAATACTTAAAATATTGTCAAGAAGTAGAAGGTGATAGGCCTTATACTTCCAGATATATAGGTTCCCTGTGCTCAGACTTTCATAGAAACCTTTTAAAAGGAGGAATTTATATTTATCCTTCAGGTACTAACAGTCCGAATGGCAAGCTACGTTTACTTTACGAGTGTAATCCCATGGCTTTTATAGCTGAACAGGCAGGAGGTAAAGCAAGTGATGGCTATAGACGGATTTTAGATATAGAACCCACTTCTTTACATCAGAGAGTACCCTTCTTCTGCGGAAGCAAGGATATGGTAGAAAAAGTAGAGGAATTTATGAAGGAATAA
- a CDS encoding SIMPL domain-containing protein, translating into MKNYLILAATAIIIAFIGRDAIIKRNKGENTITVTGLGKKDFTSDLIVWSGSFSRKSFNLKEAYAELDKDRELLKKYLVSKGIPEKNMVFSAVNIMRDINTDYDPSTGRARSVFTGFNLTQSVQVESSEVDKVEEVSRSVTEIINQGVEFSSNSPEYYYTKLAELKVEMIAEATRDANSRAEMIAKNANAKLGDLRKASMGVFQIIAQNSSEDYSWGGSFNTYSKHKTATITTRLEYNIK; encoded by the coding sequence GATGCCATCATCAAAAGAAACAAAGGTGAAAACACCATTACTGTTACGGGACTAGGTAAGAAGGATTTCACCTCTGACCTTATCGTTTGGTCCGGAAGTTTTAGCAGAAAAAGTTTTAACCTAAAAGAAGCATACGCAGAACTGGATAAAGATCGTGAACTTTTAAAGAAATATTTGGTAAGCAAAGGAATACCGGAAAAGAACATGGTCTTCTCTGCAGTGAATATCATGCGAGATATCAATACGGACTACGATCCGTCCACCGGGAGAGCCCGCAGTGTTTTTACCGGATTTAACCTCACACAATCCGTACAGGTAGAATCTTCTGAAGTGGATAAAGTGGAAGAGGTTTCCAGATCCGTGACAGAAATTATCAATCAAGGGGTAGAGTTCTCTTCAAATTCTCCGGAATACTATTATACTAAATTAGCGGAACTCAAAGTGGAGATGATCGCTGAAGCTACTAGAGATGCAAACTCTCGTGCTGAGATGATAGCAAAAAATGCCAATGCAAAGTTAGGAGACCTTAGAAAAGCCAGTATGGGAGTCTTCCAGATCATTGCCCAAAACTCCTCTGAAGACTACTCCTGGGGAGGTTCGTTTAATACCTATTCCAAACATAAAACAGCAACCATCACTACGCGTTTAGAATACAATATAAAATAG